In one Eulemur rufifrons isolate Redbay chromosome 14, OSU_ERuf_1, whole genome shotgun sequence genomic region, the following are encoded:
- the MLXIPL gene encoding carbohydrate-responsive element-binding protein isoform X6, whose protein sequence is MAGALAGLAAGLQVPRVVPSPDSDSDTDSEGPSLRRSTSGLLRSQVIHSGHFMVSSPHSDSLTRRRDQEGPVGHSDFGPRSIDPTLTRLFECLSLAYSGKLVSPKWKNFKGLKLLCRDKIRLNNAIWRAWYIQYVERRKSPVCGFVTPLQGPEADAHRKPEAVVLEGNYWKRRIEVVMREYHKWRIYYKKRLRKSSREGDLLAPKQAEGRWPPPERWCEQLFSSVVPVLLGGPEEEPGGRQLLDLDCFLSDISDTLFTMTQPSPSPLQLPPEDAYVGNADMIQPDLTPLQPSLDDCMEISDFFTNYRPPQTPTPSNFPEPPGFSPMADSLFNAGILSPEVPPASSGMTHLSGHGRLQVRNSSPGPLDASAFLSSDFLLPEDPKPKLPPPLAPPPLLQYPPPAKVRGLEPCPPPPFPPMAPPPTVLQEEPLFSPRFPFPTVPPGPGVPPLPIPAAFPPTPQPIPGPAATPFPINLLASSCPEPPFGPCFSMPQGTWPRGKPPAPSPRGRKASPPTLAPATANPTATAGGSNPCLTQLLTAAKPEQALEPPLVSSALLRPPASPQETVPEFPCTFFPPTPAPTPPRPPPGPATLAPSRPLIVPKAERLSPPAPSGSERRLSGELNSAPSPGALSVRVSPPQPILSRGRADNNKTENRRITHISAEQKRRFNIKLGFDTLHGLVSTLSAQPSLKVSKATTLQKTAEYIVMLQQERAAMQEEAQQLRDEIEELNAAINLCQQQLPATGVPITHQRFDQMRDMFDDYVRTRTLHNWKFWVFSVLIRPLFESFNGMVSTASLHSLRQTSLAWLDQYCSLPALRPTVLNSLRQLSTSTSILTEPGRIPEQATRAVTEGTLGKPL, encoded by the exons ATGGCTGGGGCGCTGGCAGGGCTGGCCGCGGGCTTGCAGGTCCCGCGGGTCGTCCCCAGCCCGGACTCGGACTCGGACACAGACTCGGAGGGCCCGAGTCTCCGGCGCAGCACAAGCGGGCTGCTCCGCTCGCAGGTCATCCACAGCGGTCACTTCATGGTGTCGTCGCCGCACAGCGACTCGCTGACCCGGCGGCGCGACCAGGAGGGACCCGTAGGGCACTCCGACTTCGGGCCGCGCAGCATCGACCCCACACTCACTCGCCTCTTCGAGTGCTTGAGCCTGGCCTACAG TGGCAAGCTGGTGTCACCCAAGTGGAAGAATTTCAAAGGCCTCAAGCTGCTCTGCAGAGACAAGATCCGCCTCAACAACGCCATCTGGAGGGCCTGGTATATCCAGT ATGTGGAGCGGAGGAAGAGCCCCGTGTGTGGCTTCGTGACCCCCCTGCAGGGGCCGGAGGCTGATGCGCACCGGAAACCGGAG GCCGTCGTCCTGGAGGGGAACTACTGGAAGCGGCGCATCGAGGTGGTGATGCGCGAGTACCACAAGTGGCGCATCTACTACAAGAAGCGG CTCCGTAAGTCCAGCAGGGAAGGGGATCTCCTGGCCCCTAAGCAG GCGGAAGGCAGGTGGCCACCGCCGGAGAGATGGTGCGAGCAGCTCTTCTCCAGCGTGGTGCCCGTGCTGCTGGGGGGCCCAGAAGAGGAGCCTGGCGGGCGGCAGCTCCTGGACCTCGACTGCTTTCTGTCGGACATCTCCGACACGCTCTTCACCATGACTcagcccagcccctcacccctgcAGCTGCCCCCCGAGGACG CCTATGTCGGCAATGCTGACATGATCCAGCCAGACCTGACGCCGCTGCAGCCCAGCCTGGATGACTGCATGGAGATCTCAG ATTTCTTCACCAACTACCGCCCCCCGCAGACGCCCACGCCTTCAAACTTCCCAGAGCCCCCCGGCTTTAGCCCCATGGCCGATTCCCTCTTCAACGCTGGGATCCTGAGCCCAGAGGTGCCCCCGGCCTCCTCCGGCATGACCCACCTCTCAGGACACGGCCGCCTGCAG GTTCGGAACAGCAGCCCTGGCCCCTTGGATGCCAGTGCCTTCCTGAGCTCTGATTTCCTCCTTCCTGAAGACCCCAAGCCCAAGCTCCCACCCCCTCTggcaccccctcctctcctccaatATCCTCCCCCTGCCAAGGTGCGGGGCCTGGAGCCTTGCCCTCCACCCCCCTTCCCTCCCATGGCTCCACCCCCCACTGTGCTGCAGGAAGAGCCTCTCTTCTCTCCCAGGTTTCCTTTCCCCACTGTCCCTCCTGGCCCAGGAGTGCCCCCACTGCCTATTCCCGCagccttcccacccaccccacagCCCATCCCAGGCCCTGCCGCCACCCCATTCCCCATAAACcttctggcctcaagctgtcCAGAGCCCCCTTTTGGGCCTTGCTTCTCCATGCCTCAGGGCACGTGGCCCAGAGGCAAGCCCCCGGCCCCATCCCCTAGGGGACGGAAAGCCAGCCCCCCTACCTTGGCCCCTGCCACGGCCAACCCCACTGCCACTGCTGGGGGCAGCAACCCCTGCCTCACACAGCTGCTCACTGCAG CCAAGCCCGAGCAAGCCCTGGAACCACCACTCGTGTCCAGTGCCCTCCTCCGGCCCCCAGCGTCCCCG CAGGAGACGGTCCCCGAATTCCCCTGCACCTTCTTTCCCCCAACCCCGGCCCCTACACCACCCCGGCCACCTCCGGGACCAGCCACACTGGCCCCATCCAGGCCTCTGATTGTCCCCAAGGCAGAGCGGCTCTCACCCCCAGCACCCAGCG GCAGCGAGCGGCGGCTGTCGGGGGAGCTCAACTCCGCGCCAAGTCCAGGGGCTCTGAGTGTCCGCGTCTCACCGCCTCAACCCATCCTAAGCCGGGGCCGTGCAGACAACAACAAG ACCGAGAACCGGCGCATCACACACATCTCCGCGGAGCAGAAGCGGCGCTTCAATATCAAGCTGGGGTTTGACACCCTTCACGGGCTTGTGAGCACACTCAgcgcccagcccagcctcaaG GTGAGCAAAGCCACCACGCTGCAGAAGACAGCGGAGTACATTGTCATGCTGCAGCAGGAGCGGGCGGCCATGCAGGAGGAGGCCCAGCAGCTGCGGGACGAGATCGAGGAGCTCAACGCTGCCATTAA CCTGTGCCAGCAGCAGCTGCCTGCTACAGGGGTGCCCATCACACACCAGCGTTTCGACCAGATGCGAGACATGTTTGATGACTATGTCCGAACCCGGACGCTGCACAACTGGAAGTTCTGG GTG TTCAGCGTCCTCATCCGGCCTCTGTTCGAGTCCTTCAATGGCATGGTGTCCACAGCAAGCCTGCACAGCCTCCGCCAGACCTCGCTGGCCTGGCTGGACCAGTACTGCTCCCTGCCTGCTCTGCGGCCAA ctgTCCTGAACTCCCTGCGCCAGCTGAGCACATCTACCAGCATCCTGACCGAACCGGGCCGCATCCCTGAGCAAGCCACGCGGGCAGTCACAGAGGGCACCCTCGGCAAACCTCTGTAG
- the MLXIPL gene encoding carbohydrate-responsive element-binding protein isoform X4, with amino-acid sequence MAGALAGLAAGLQVPRVVPSPDSDSDTDSEGPSLRRSTSGLLRSQVIHSGHFMVSSPHSDSLTRRRDQEGPVGHSDFGPRSIDPTLTRLFECLSLAYSGKLVSPKWKNFKGLKLLCRDKIRLNNAIWRAWYIQYVERRKSPVCGFVTPLQGPEADAHRKPEAVVLEGNYWKRRIEVVMREYHKWRIYYKKRLRKSSREGDLLAPKQAEGRWPPPERWCEQLFSSVVPVLLGGPEEEPGGRQLLDLDCFLSDISDTLFTMTQPSPSPLQLPPEDAYVGNADMIQPDLTPLQPSLDDCMEISDFFTNYRPPQTPTPSNFPEPPGFSPMADSLFNAGILSPEVPPASSGMTHLSGHGRLQVRNSSPGPLDASAFLSSDFLLPEDPKPKLPPPLAPPPLLQYPPPAKVRGLEPCPPPPFPPMAPPPTVLQEEPLFSPRFPFPTVPPGPGVPPLPIPAAFPPTPQPIPGPAATPFPINLLASSCPEPPFGPCFSMPQGTWPRGKPPAPSPRGRKASPPTLAPATANPTATAGGSNPCLTQLLTAAKPEQALEPPLVSSALLRPPASPQETVPEFPCTFFPPTPAPTPPRPPPGPATLAPSRPLIVPKAERLSPPAPSGSERRLSGELNSAPSPGALSVRVSPPQPILSRGRADNNKTENRRITHISAEQKRRFNIKLGFDTLHGLVSTLSAQPSLKERAAMQEEAQQLRDEIEELNAAINLCQQQLPATGVPITHQRFDQMRDMFDDYVRTRTLHNWKFWVFSVLIRPLFESFNGMVSTASLHSLRQTSLAWLDQYCSLPALRPTVLNSLRQLSTSTSILTEPGRIPEQATRAVTEGTLGKPL; translated from the exons ATGGCTGGGGCGCTGGCAGGGCTGGCCGCGGGCTTGCAGGTCCCGCGGGTCGTCCCCAGCCCGGACTCGGACTCGGACACAGACTCGGAGGGCCCGAGTCTCCGGCGCAGCACAAGCGGGCTGCTCCGCTCGCAGGTCATCCACAGCGGTCACTTCATGGTGTCGTCGCCGCACAGCGACTCGCTGACCCGGCGGCGCGACCAGGAGGGACCCGTAGGGCACTCCGACTTCGGGCCGCGCAGCATCGACCCCACACTCACTCGCCTCTTCGAGTGCTTGAGCCTGGCCTACAG TGGCAAGCTGGTGTCACCCAAGTGGAAGAATTTCAAAGGCCTCAAGCTGCTCTGCAGAGACAAGATCCGCCTCAACAACGCCATCTGGAGGGCCTGGTATATCCAGT ATGTGGAGCGGAGGAAGAGCCCCGTGTGTGGCTTCGTGACCCCCCTGCAGGGGCCGGAGGCTGATGCGCACCGGAAACCGGAG GCCGTCGTCCTGGAGGGGAACTACTGGAAGCGGCGCATCGAGGTGGTGATGCGCGAGTACCACAAGTGGCGCATCTACTACAAGAAGCGG CTCCGTAAGTCCAGCAGGGAAGGGGATCTCCTGGCCCCTAAGCAG GCGGAAGGCAGGTGGCCACCGCCGGAGAGATGGTGCGAGCAGCTCTTCTCCAGCGTGGTGCCCGTGCTGCTGGGGGGCCCAGAAGAGGAGCCTGGCGGGCGGCAGCTCCTGGACCTCGACTGCTTTCTGTCGGACATCTCCGACACGCTCTTCACCATGACTcagcccagcccctcacccctgcAGCTGCCCCCCGAGGACG CCTATGTCGGCAATGCTGACATGATCCAGCCAGACCTGACGCCGCTGCAGCCCAGCCTGGATGACTGCATGGAGATCTCAG ATTTCTTCACCAACTACCGCCCCCCGCAGACGCCCACGCCTTCAAACTTCCCAGAGCCCCCCGGCTTTAGCCCCATGGCCGATTCCCTCTTCAACGCTGGGATCCTGAGCCCAGAGGTGCCCCCGGCCTCCTCCGGCATGACCCACCTCTCAGGACACGGCCGCCTGCAG GTTCGGAACAGCAGCCCTGGCCCCTTGGATGCCAGTGCCTTCCTGAGCTCTGATTTCCTCCTTCCTGAAGACCCCAAGCCCAAGCTCCCACCCCCTCTggcaccccctcctctcctccaatATCCTCCCCCTGCCAAGGTGCGGGGCCTGGAGCCTTGCCCTCCACCCCCCTTCCCTCCCATGGCTCCACCCCCCACTGTGCTGCAGGAAGAGCCTCTCTTCTCTCCCAGGTTTCCTTTCCCCACTGTCCCTCCTGGCCCAGGAGTGCCCCCACTGCCTATTCCCGCagccttcccacccaccccacagCCCATCCCAGGCCCTGCCGCCACCCCATTCCCCATAAACcttctggcctcaagctgtcCAGAGCCCCCTTTTGGGCCTTGCTTCTCCATGCCTCAGGGCACGTGGCCCAGAGGCAAGCCCCCGGCCCCATCCCCTAGGGGACGGAAAGCCAGCCCCCCTACCTTGGCCCCTGCCACGGCCAACCCCACTGCCACTGCTGGGGGCAGCAACCCCTGCCTCACACAGCTGCTCACTGCAG CCAAGCCCGAGCAAGCCCTGGAACCACCACTCGTGTCCAGTGCCCTCCTCCGGCCCCCAGCGTCCCCG CAGGAGACGGTCCCCGAATTCCCCTGCACCTTCTTTCCCCCAACCCCGGCCCCTACACCACCCCGGCCACCTCCGGGACCAGCCACACTGGCCCCATCCAGGCCTCTGATTGTCCCCAAGGCAGAGCGGCTCTCACCCCCAGCACCCAGCG GCAGCGAGCGGCGGCTGTCGGGGGAGCTCAACTCCGCGCCAAGTCCAGGGGCTCTGAGTGTCCGCGTCTCACCGCCTCAACCCATCCTAAGCCGGGGCCGTGCAGACAACAACAAG ACCGAGAACCGGCGCATCACACACATCTCCGCGGAGCAGAAGCGGCGCTTCAATATCAAGCTGGGGTTTGACACCCTTCACGGGCTTGTGAGCACACTCAgcgcccagcccagcctcaaG GAGCGGGCGGCCATGCAGGAGGAGGCCCAGCAGCTGCGGGACGAGATCGAGGAGCTCAACGCTGCCATTAA CCTGTGCCAGCAGCAGCTGCCTGCTACAGGGGTGCCCATCACACACCAGCGTTTCGACCAGATGCGAGACATGTTTGATGACTATGTCCGAACCCGGACGCTGCACAACTGGAAGTTCTGG GTG TTCAGCGTCCTCATCCGGCCTCTGTTCGAGTCCTTCAATGGCATGGTGTCCACAGCAAGCCTGCACAGCCTCCGCCAGACCTCGCTGGCCTGGCTGGACCAGTACTGCTCCCTGCCTGCTCTGCGGCCAA ctgTCCTGAACTCCCTGCGCCAGCTGAGCACATCTACCAGCATCCTGACCGAACCGGGCCGCATCCCTGAGCAAGCCACGCGGGCAGTCACAGAGGGCACCCTCGGCAAACCTCTGTAG
- the MLXIPL gene encoding carbohydrate-responsive element-binding protein isoform X3, whose amino-acid sequence MAGALAGLAAGLQVPRVVPSPDSDSDTDSEGPSLRRSTSGLLRSQVIHSGHFMVSSPHSDSLTRRRDQEGPVGHSDFGPRSIDPTLTRLFECLSLAYSGKLVSPKWKNFKGLKLLCRDKIRLNNAIWRAWYIQYVERRKSPVCGFVTPLQGPEADAHRKPEAVVLEGNYWKRRIEVVMREYHKWRIYYKKRLRKSSREGDLLAPKQAEGRWPPPERWCEQLFSSVVPVLLGGPEEEPGGRQLLDLDCFLSDISDTLFTMTQPSPSPLQLPPEDAYVGNADMIQPDLTPLQPSLDDCMEISDFFTNYRPPQTPTPSNFPEPPGFSPMADSLFNAGILSPEVPPASSGMTHLSGHGRLQVRNSSPGPLDASAFLSSDFLLPEDPKPKLPPPLAPPPLLQYPPPAKVRGLEPCPPPPFPPMAPPPTVLQEEPLFSPRFPFPTVPPGPGVPPLPIPAAFPPTPQPIPGPAATPFPINLLASSCPEPPFGPCFSMPQGTWPRGKPPAPSPRGRKASPPTLAPATANPTATAGGSNPCLTQLLTAAKPEQALEPPLVSSALLRPPASPQETVPEFPCTFFPPTPAPTPPRPPPGPATLAPSRPLIVPKAERLSPPAPSGSERRLSGELNSAPSPGALSVRVSPPQPILSRGRADNNKNRRITHISAEQKRRFNIKLGFDTLHGLVSTLSAQPSLKVSKATTLQKTAEYIVMLQQERAAMQEEAQQLRDEIEELNAAINLCQQQLPATGVPITHQRFDQMRDMFDDYVRTRTLHNWKFWVFSVLIRPLFESFNGMVSTASLHSLRQTSLAWLDQYCSLPALRPTVLNSLRQLSTSTSILTEPGRIPEQATRAVTEGTLGKPL is encoded by the exons ATGGCTGGGGCGCTGGCAGGGCTGGCCGCGGGCTTGCAGGTCCCGCGGGTCGTCCCCAGCCCGGACTCGGACTCGGACACAGACTCGGAGGGCCCGAGTCTCCGGCGCAGCACAAGCGGGCTGCTCCGCTCGCAGGTCATCCACAGCGGTCACTTCATGGTGTCGTCGCCGCACAGCGACTCGCTGACCCGGCGGCGCGACCAGGAGGGACCCGTAGGGCACTCCGACTTCGGGCCGCGCAGCATCGACCCCACACTCACTCGCCTCTTCGAGTGCTTGAGCCTGGCCTACAG TGGCAAGCTGGTGTCACCCAAGTGGAAGAATTTCAAAGGCCTCAAGCTGCTCTGCAGAGACAAGATCCGCCTCAACAACGCCATCTGGAGGGCCTGGTATATCCAGT ATGTGGAGCGGAGGAAGAGCCCCGTGTGTGGCTTCGTGACCCCCCTGCAGGGGCCGGAGGCTGATGCGCACCGGAAACCGGAG GCCGTCGTCCTGGAGGGGAACTACTGGAAGCGGCGCATCGAGGTGGTGATGCGCGAGTACCACAAGTGGCGCATCTACTACAAGAAGCGG CTCCGTAAGTCCAGCAGGGAAGGGGATCTCCTGGCCCCTAAGCAG GCGGAAGGCAGGTGGCCACCGCCGGAGAGATGGTGCGAGCAGCTCTTCTCCAGCGTGGTGCCCGTGCTGCTGGGGGGCCCAGAAGAGGAGCCTGGCGGGCGGCAGCTCCTGGACCTCGACTGCTTTCTGTCGGACATCTCCGACACGCTCTTCACCATGACTcagcccagcccctcacccctgcAGCTGCCCCCCGAGGACG CCTATGTCGGCAATGCTGACATGATCCAGCCAGACCTGACGCCGCTGCAGCCCAGCCTGGATGACTGCATGGAGATCTCAG ATTTCTTCACCAACTACCGCCCCCCGCAGACGCCCACGCCTTCAAACTTCCCAGAGCCCCCCGGCTTTAGCCCCATGGCCGATTCCCTCTTCAACGCTGGGATCCTGAGCCCAGAGGTGCCCCCGGCCTCCTCCGGCATGACCCACCTCTCAGGACACGGCCGCCTGCAG GTTCGGAACAGCAGCCCTGGCCCCTTGGATGCCAGTGCCTTCCTGAGCTCTGATTTCCTCCTTCCTGAAGACCCCAAGCCCAAGCTCCCACCCCCTCTggcaccccctcctctcctccaatATCCTCCCCCTGCCAAGGTGCGGGGCCTGGAGCCTTGCCCTCCACCCCCCTTCCCTCCCATGGCTCCACCCCCCACTGTGCTGCAGGAAGAGCCTCTCTTCTCTCCCAGGTTTCCTTTCCCCACTGTCCCTCCTGGCCCAGGAGTGCCCCCACTGCCTATTCCCGCagccttcccacccaccccacagCCCATCCCAGGCCCTGCCGCCACCCCATTCCCCATAAACcttctggcctcaagctgtcCAGAGCCCCCTTTTGGGCCTTGCTTCTCCATGCCTCAGGGCACGTGGCCCAGAGGCAAGCCCCCGGCCCCATCCCCTAGGGGACGGAAAGCCAGCCCCCCTACCTTGGCCCCTGCCACGGCCAACCCCACTGCCACTGCTGGGGGCAGCAACCCCTGCCTCACACAGCTGCTCACTGCAG CCAAGCCCGAGCAAGCCCTGGAACCACCACTCGTGTCCAGTGCCCTCCTCCGGCCCCCAGCGTCCCCG CAGGAGACGGTCCCCGAATTCCCCTGCACCTTCTTTCCCCCAACCCCGGCCCCTACACCACCCCGGCCACCTCCGGGACCAGCCACACTGGCCCCATCCAGGCCTCTGATTGTCCCCAAGGCAGAGCGGCTCTCACCCCCAGCACCCAGCG GCAGCGAGCGGCGGCTGTCGGGGGAGCTCAACTCCGCGCCAAGTCCAGGGGCTCTGAGTGTCCGCGTCTCACCGCCTCAACCCATCCTAAGCCGGGGCCGTGCAGACAACAACAAG AACCGGCGCATCACACACATCTCCGCGGAGCAGAAGCGGCGCTTCAATATCAAGCTGGGGTTTGACACCCTTCACGGGCTTGTGAGCACACTCAgcgcccagcccagcctcaaG GTGAGCAAAGCCACCACGCTGCAGAAGACAGCGGAGTACATTGTCATGCTGCAGCAGGAGCGGGCGGCCATGCAGGAGGAGGCCCAGCAGCTGCGGGACGAGATCGAGGAGCTCAACGCTGCCATTAA CCTGTGCCAGCAGCAGCTGCCTGCTACAGGGGTGCCCATCACACACCAGCGTTTCGACCAGATGCGAGACATGTTTGATGACTATGTCCGAACCCGGACGCTGCACAACTGGAAGTTCTGG GTG TTCAGCGTCCTCATCCGGCCTCTGTTCGAGTCCTTCAATGGCATGGTGTCCACAGCAAGCCTGCACAGCCTCCGCCAGACCTCGCTGGCCTGGCTGGACCAGTACTGCTCCCTGCCTGCTCTGCGGCCAA ctgTCCTGAACTCCCTGCGCCAGCTGAGCACATCTACCAGCATCCTGACCGAACCGGGCCGCATCCCTGAGCAAGCCACGCGGGCAGTCACAGAGGGCACCCTCGGCAAACCTCTGTAG
- the MLXIPL gene encoding carbohydrate-responsive element-binding protein isoform X5, translating into MAGALAGLAAGLQVPRVVPSPDSDSDTDSEGPSLRRSTSGLLRSQVIHSGHFMVSSPHSDSLTRRRDQEGPVGHSDFGPRSIDPTLTRLFECLSLAYSGKLVSPKWKNFKGLKLLCRDKIRLNNAIWRAWYIQYVERRKSPVCGFVTPLQGPEADAHRKPEAVVLEGNYWKRRIEVVMREYHKWRIYYKKRLRKSSREGDLLAPKQAEGRWPPPERWCEQLFSSVVPVLLGGPEEEPGGRQLLDLDCFLSDISDTLFTMTQPSPSPLQLPPEDAYVGNADMIQPDLTPLQPSLDDCMEISDFFTNYRPPQTPTPSNFPEPPGFSPMADSLFNAGILSPEVPPASSGMTHLSGHGRLQVRNSSPGPLDASAFLSSDFLLPEDPKPKLPPPLAPPPLLQYPPPAKVRGLEPCPPPPFPPMAPPPTVLQEEPLFSPRFPFPTVPPGPGVPPLPIPAAFPPTPQPIPGPAATPFPINLLASSCPEPPFGPCFSMPQGTWPRGKPPAPSPRGRKASPPTLAPATANPTATAGGSNPCLTQLLTAAKPEQALEPPLVSSALLRPPASPQETVPEFPCTFFPPTPAPTPPRPPPGPATLAPSRPLIVPKAERLSPPAPSGSERRLSGELNSAPSPGALSVRVSPPQPILSRGRADNNKNRRITHISAEQKRRFNIKLGFDTLHGLVSTLSAQPSLKERAAMQEEAQQLRDEIEELNAAINLCQQQLPATGVPITHQRFDQMRDMFDDYVRTRTLHNWKFWVFSVLIRPLFESFNGMVSTASLHSLRQTSLAWLDQYCSLPALRPTVLNSLRQLSTSTSILTEPGRIPEQATRAVTEGTLGKPL; encoded by the exons ATGGCTGGGGCGCTGGCAGGGCTGGCCGCGGGCTTGCAGGTCCCGCGGGTCGTCCCCAGCCCGGACTCGGACTCGGACACAGACTCGGAGGGCCCGAGTCTCCGGCGCAGCACAAGCGGGCTGCTCCGCTCGCAGGTCATCCACAGCGGTCACTTCATGGTGTCGTCGCCGCACAGCGACTCGCTGACCCGGCGGCGCGACCAGGAGGGACCCGTAGGGCACTCCGACTTCGGGCCGCGCAGCATCGACCCCACACTCACTCGCCTCTTCGAGTGCTTGAGCCTGGCCTACAG TGGCAAGCTGGTGTCACCCAAGTGGAAGAATTTCAAAGGCCTCAAGCTGCTCTGCAGAGACAAGATCCGCCTCAACAACGCCATCTGGAGGGCCTGGTATATCCAGT ATGTGGAGCGGAGGAAGAGCCCCGTGTGTGGCTTCGTGACCCCCCTGCAGGGGCCGGAGGCTGATGCGCACCGGAAACCGGAG GCCGTCGTCCTGGAGGGGAACTACTGGAAGCGGCGCATCGAGGTGGTGATGCGCGAGTACCACAAGTGGCGCATCTACTACAAGAAGCGG CTCCGTAAGTCCAGCAGGGAAGGGGATCTCCTGGCCCCTAAGCAG GCGGAAGGCAGGTGGCCACCGCCGGAGAGATGGTGCGAGCAGCTCTTCTCCAGCGTGGTGCCCGTGCTGCTGGGGGGCCCAGAAGAGGAGCCTGGCGGGCGGCAGCTCCTGGACCTCGACTGCTTTCTGTCGGACATCTCCGACACGCTCTTCACCATGACTcagcccagcccctcacccctgcAGCTGCCCCCCGAGGACG CCTATGTCGGCAATGCTGACATGATCCAGCCAGACCTGACGCCGCTGCAGCCCAGCCTGGATGACTGCATGGAGATCTCAG ATTTCTTCACCAACTACCGCCCCCCGCAGACGCCCACGCCTTCAAACTTCCCAGAGCCCCCCGGCTTTAGCCCCATGGCCGATTCCCTCTTCAACGCTGGGATCCTGAGCCCAGAGGTGCCCCCGGCCTCCTCCGGCATGACCCACCTCTCAGGACACGGCCGCCTGCAG GTTCGGAACAGCAGCCCTGGCCCCTTGGATGCCAGTGCCTTCCTGAGCTCTGATTTCCTCCTTCCTGAAGACCCCAAGCCCAAGCTCCCACCCCCTCTggcaccccctcctctcctccaatATCCTCCCCCTGCCAAGGTGCGGGGCCTGGAGCCTTGCCCTCCACCCCCCTTCCCTCCCATGGCTCCACCCCCCACTGTGCTGCAGGAAGAGCCTCTCTTCTCTCCCAGGTTTCCTTTCCCCACTGTCCCTCCTGGCCCAGGAGTGCCCCCACTGCCTATTCCCGCagccttcccacccaccccacagCCCATCCCAGGCCCTGCCGCCACCCCATTCCCCATAAACcttctggcctcaagctgtcCAGAGCCCCCTTTTGGGCCTTGCTTCTCCATGCCTCAGGGCACGTGGCCCAGAGGCAAGCCCCCGGCCCCATCCCCTAGGGGACGGAAAGCCAGCCCCCCTACCTTGGCCCCTGCCACGGCCAACCCCACTGCCACTGCTGGGGGCAGCAACCCCTGCCTCACACAGCTGCTCACTGCAG CCAAGCCCGAGCAAGCCCTGGAACCACCACTCGTGTCCAGTGCCCTCCTCCGGCCCCCAGCGTCCCCG CAGGAGACGGTCCCCGAATTCCCCTGCACCTTCTTTCCCCCAACCCCGGCCCCTACACCACCCCGGCCACCTCCGGGACCAGCCACACTGGCCCCATCCAGGCCTCTGATTGTCCCCAAGGCAGAGCGGCTCTCACCCCCAGCACCCAGCG GCAGCGAGCGGCGGCTGTCGGGGGAGCTCAACTCCGCGCCAAGTCCAGGGGCTCTGAGTGTCCGCGTCTCACCGCCTCAACCCATCCTAAGCCGGGGCCGTGCAGACAACAACAAG AACCGGCGCATCACACACATCTCCGCGGAGCAGAAGCGGCGCTTCAATATCAAGCTGGGGTTTGACACCCTTCACGGGCTTGTGAGCACACTCAgcgcccagcccagcctcaaG GAGCGGGCGGCCATGCAGGAGGAGGCCCAGCAGCTGCGGGACGAGATCGAGGAGCTCAACGCTGCCATTAA CCTGTGCCAGCAGCAGCTGCCTGCTACAGGGGTGCCCATCACACACCAGCGTTTCGACCAGATGCGAGACATGTTTGATGACTATGTCCGAACCCGGACGCTGCACAACTGGAAGTTCTGG GTG TTCAGCGTCCTCATCCGGCCTCTGTTCGAGTCCTTCAATGGCATGGTGTCCACAGCAAGCCTGCACAGCCTCCGCCAGACCTCGCTGGCCTGGCTGGACCAGTACTGCTCCCTGCCTGCTCTGCGGCCAA ctgTCCTGAACTCCCTGCGCCAGCTGAGCACATCTACCAGCATCCTGACCGAACCGGGCCGCATCCCTGAGCAAGCCACGCGGGCAGTCACAGAGGGCACCCTCGGCAAACCTCTGTAG